From Eriocheir sinensis breed Jianghai 21 chromosome 16, ASM2467909v1, whole genome shotgun sequence, a single genomic window includes:
- the LOC126999469 gene encoding monocarboxylate transporter 12-like isoform X1, whose product MPESRRASGTGTRSAVAAEDPKTAQCSAEEWVSRVPDGGWGWLVVGGSFITTMLMPLLNLGFGVIFSRYLLEEGSSSTIHAWLFNVHSFMWNVMGLMVRPLAQEFGWRVVANFGVLLVFVSLVVSAFTPSPSFLFFSFSLLSGTGGGLVVCMSYIIVPSYFERRRGLANAMMMAGGCTGQVVGPPLIRLLQDEYGFRGATLLLGAILLNCCIGTAFFHPVEWHLKKLPQPAKPPWPSPSPAKGSEDAECSGDEEEVEWVSLVTQARSRGEDGTHQDGSVSTAERQGTCQPMAGPRRGWGLCGLLVSVARSTWADLAILRSPRACIIALGCCFFIIGYFNFLMMVPFAMQTAGHSLADATYCLSASGITNLLMRLSASALSDCAWFNMRVVYMSGLALTSASILVFPLLGSLPWMMAAMVTFGLGVGTTMGLYNLSMVRFMGLENLAPVFGASSFALAVGFITVGPLIGVIRDVSGSYTVSMWILSGYVFTGFLLWVFMPAAQAYDRRRAEAKAVEL is encoded by the exons ATGCCTGAGTCTCGCCGGGCCTCCGGGACGGGTACTCGGAGCGCCGTGGCCGCAGAGGATCCCAAGACGGCACAATGCTCGGCGGAGGAGTGGGTCTCCAGGGTGCCCGACGGGGGCTGGGGCTGGCTCGTGGTGGGCGGCAGCTTCATTACCACG ATGCTGATGCCGCTACTGAATCTTGGGTTCGGCGTCATCTTCTCGCGCTACCTGCTCGAGGAAGGCAGCTCCTCCACCATCCACGCCTGGCTCTTCAACGTCCACTCCTTCATGTGGAACGTGATGGGGCTGATGGTGCGGCCCCTGGCGCAGGAGTTTGGCTGGAGGGTCGTGGCTAACTTCGGAGTTCTTCTGGTATTCGTGTCCCTCGTGGTCTCCGCCTTCACGCCCTCGCCCAGCTTCCTGTTCTTTTCGTTCTCTCTGCTATCAG GCACGGGTGGCGGCTTGGTGGTGTGCATGTCCTACATCATCGTGCCTTCCTACTTCGAGCGGAGGCGCGGCCTGGCCAACGCAATGATGATGGCCGGCGGGTGCACGGGCCAGGTGGTGGGGCCGCCCCTCATCCGCCTCCTGCAAGACGAGTATGGCTTCAGGGGCGCCACGCTCTTGCTGGGGGCCATCCTGCTGAACTGCTGCATAGGGACCGCCTTCTTCCACCCCGTCGAGTGGCACCTGAAGAAGCTGCCACAGCCCGCTAAACCTCCATGGCCAAGCCCTTCCCCTGCCAAGGGATCTGAGGATGCTGAGTGCAGCGGCgacgaggaggaagtagaatgGGTGAGCTTAGTGACGCAggcgaggagcagaggcgaggaCGGCACGCACCAGGACGGCAGCGTTAGCACCGCCGAGAGACAGGGGACTTGCCAGCCGATGGCCGGCCCGCGGCGAGGCTGGGGCCTGTGTGGACTGTTGGTCAGTGTGGCGCGCTCCACCTGGGCTGACCTGGCCATCCTAAGGTCCCCGAGGGCCTGCATCATCGCCCTGGGCTGCTGCTTCTTCATCATTGGCTATTTCAACTTCCTCATGATGGTTCCCTTCGCCATGCAGACCGCCGGACACAGCCTCGCCGACGCCACCTACTGCCTCTCCGCCTCGGGCATCACCAACCTGCTGATGCGGCTGTCGGCCTCGGCGCTCTCGGACTGTGCCTGGTTCAATATGCGGGTCGTCTACATGTCCGGCCTCGCCCTCACCTCTGCCTCCATTCTGG TGTTCCCGCTGCTGGGGTCGCTGCCGTGGATGATGGCGGCCATGGTGACATTCGGGCTAGGCGTCGGGACCACCATGGGGCTCTACAACCTCAGCATGGTCCGCTTCATGGGCCTGGAGAACCTCGCGCCTGTGTTTGGGGCATCCTCGTTTGCCCTCGCCGTCGGGTTCATCACTGTCGGCCCGCTGATTG GTGTGATCCGGGACGTCAGTGGGAGCTACACCGTCAGTATGTGGATCCTGTCAGGTTACGTGTTCACAGGCTTCCTCCTGTGGGTGTTCATGCCGGCTGCCCAGGCTTATGACCGGCGCAGGGCGGAGGCGAAGGCGGTGGAGTTGTGA
- the LOC126999469 gene encoding monocarboxylate transporter 12-like isoform X2, protein MPESRRASGTGTRSAVAAEDPKTAQCSAEEWVSRVPDGGWGWLVVGGSFITTMLMPLLNLGFGVIFSRYLLEEGSSSTIHAWLFNVHSFMWNVMGLMVRPLAQEFGWRVVANFGVLLVFVSLVVSAFTPSPSFLFFSFSLLSGTGGGLVVCMSYIIVPSYFERRRGLANAMMMAGGCTGQVVGPPLIRLLQDEYGFRGATLLLGAILLNCCIGTAFFHPVEWHLKKLPQPAKPPWPSPSPAKGSEDAECSGDEEEVEWVSLVTQARSRGEDGTHQDGSVSTAERQGTCQPMAGPRRGWGLCGLLVSVARSTWADLAILRSPRACIIALGCCFFIIGYFNFLMMVPFAMQTAGHSLADATYCLSASGITNLLMRLSASALSDCAWFNMRVVYMSGLALTSASILVFPLLGSLPWMMAAMVTFGLGVGTTMGLYNLSMVRFMGLENLAPVFGASSFALAVGFITVGPLIGFLLWVFMPAAQAYDRRRAEAKAVEL, encoded by the exons ATGCCTGAGTCTCGCCGGGCCTCCGGGACGGGTACTCGGAGCGCCGTGGCCGCAGAGGATCCCAAGACGGCACAATGCTCGGCGGAGGAGTGGGTCTCCAGGGTGCCCGACGGGGGCTGGGGCTGGCTCGTGGTGGGCGGCAGCTTCATTACCACG ATGCTGATGCCGCTACTGAATCTTGGGTTCGGCGTCATCTTCTCGCGCTACCTGCTCGAGGAAGGCAGCTCCTCCACCATCCACGCCTGGCTCTTCAACGTCCACTCCTTCATGTGGAACGTGATGGGGCTGATGGTGCGGCCCCTGGCGCAGGAGTTTGGCTGGAGGGTCGTGGCTAACTTCGGAGTTCTTCTGGTATTCGTGTCCCTCGTGGTCTCCGCCTTCACGCCCTCGCCCAGCTTCCTGTTCTTTTCGTTCTCTCTGCTATCAG GCACGGGTGGCGGCTTGGTGGTGTGCATGTCCTACATCATCGTGCCTTCCTACTTCGAGCGGAGGCGCGGCCTGGCCAACGCAATGATGATGGCCGGCGGGTGCACGGGCCAGGTGGTGGGGCCGCCCCTCATCCGCCTCCTGCAAGACGAGTATGGCTTCAGGGGCGCCACGCTCTTGCTGGGGGCCATCCTGCTGAACTGCTGCATAGGGACCGCCTTCTTCCACCCCGTCGAGTGGCACCTGAAGAAGCTGCCACAGCCCGCTAAACCTCCATGGCCAAGCCCTTCCCCTGCCAAGGGATCTGAGGATGCTGAGTGCAGCGGCgacgaggaggaagtagaatgGGTGAGCTTAGTGACGCAggcgaggagcagaggcgaggaCGGCACGCACCAGGACGGCAGCGTTAGCACCGCCGAGAGACAGGGGACTTGCCAGCCGATGGCCGGCCCGCGGCGAGGCTGGGGCCTGTGTGGACTGTTGGTCAGTGTGGCGCGCTCCACCTGGGCTGACCTGGCCATCCTAAGGTCCCCGAGGGCCTGCATCATCGCCCTGGGCTGCTGCTTCTTCATCATTGGCTATTTCAACTTCCTCATGATGGTTCCCTTCGCCATGCAGACCGCCGGACACAGCCTCGCCGACGCCACCTACTGCCTCTCCGCCTCGGGCATCACCAACCTGCTGATGCGGCTGTCGGCCTCGGCGCTCTCGGACTGTGCCTGGTTCAATATGCGGGTCGTCTACATGTCCGGCCTCGCCCTCACCTCTGCCTCCATTCTGG TGTTCCCGCTGCTGGGGTCGCTGCCGTGGATGATGGCGGCCATGGTGACATTCGGGCTAGGCGTCGGGACCACCATGGGGCTCTACAACCTCAGCATGGTCCGCTTCATGGGCCTGGAGAACCTCGCGCCTGTGTTTGGGGCATCCTCGTTTGCCCTCGCCGTCGGGTTCATCACTGTCGGCCCGCTGATTG GCTTCCTCCTGTGGGTGTTCATGCCGGCTGCCCAGGCTTATGACCGGCGCAGGGCGGAGGCGAAGGCGGTGGAGTTGTGA
- the LOC126999471 gene encoding monocarboxylate transporter 12-B-like isoform X2, giving the protein MPSGTDNRALPCHRGTCMAATPEEGEERQEEEGAVPPDGGWGWVVAAGVFVIALLEWRASSTTVAVIFSTFLVVWRLAGVVLGTLIKEFGFRRVAVTGTLLTATCLTLSAFAASPVHLLITFSLGCGLGNGLSCVGYLILAHYFNKRRGRANTLLMAGAGLGHFASPHVIRFLQEEYGLRGATIILGGITLHAVLGAAVFQPVEWHYKKQESTGAAEDREDREALSSLLHEPTKNMAEEETWGESTERKACRRVLSGLVAFRGRVAQVLWSVVNDMKVLRRPTCLIIALGSMLVVNAEANFLVLVPFAIQADGHPLQTAAWCVSIAGVCNLFTRMTVSSLSDLPWFNKRLCYMGGMAVMAASILVFTLQIEDAWQTGVMGVWGCAAGVFYGLNNLLMTDVVGLPRLTAVYSAKNLLGALGFFSVGPLVGVIRDVSGSYAVSMWVLSGLIAVSFLLWLLMPAAQAYERRQAGSSAET; this is encoded by the exons ATGCCCAGCGGGACGGACAATCGTGCACTGCCATGTCACCGCGGCACATGTATGGCAGCGACACccgaggaaggcgaggagaggcaggaggaggaaggggccgTACCTCCTGACGGTGGCTGGGGCTGGGTGGTGGCCGCTGGCGTCTTTGTGATTGCC CTTCTGGAGTGGCGCGCCTCGTCCACCACCGTCGCCGTCATCTTCAGCACCTTCCTCGTGGTGTGGCGCCTGGCGGGGGTGGTGCTCGGGACGCTGATCAAGGAGTTTGGCTTCCGCAGGGTGGCTGTCACGGGCACGCTGCTCACCGCCACGTGCCTCACCCTCAGTGCCTTCGCCGCGTCCCCTGTCCACCTTCTCATCACGTTCTCTCTCGGCTGTG GACTGGGGAATGGTCTGTCTTGCGTGGGCTACCTCATCCTGGCCCACTACTTCAATAAGCGCCGGGGCCGGGCCAACACACTGCTGATGGCCGGGGCGGGGCTTGGACACTTCGCCAGTCCGCACGTCATTCGCTTCCTGCAGGAGGAGTACGGGCTGCGGGGCGCCACTATTATCCTGGGCGGCATCACGCTTCACGCAGTGCTGGGAGCCGCCGTGTTCCAGCCCGTCGAGTGGCACTACAAGAAACAAGAGTCCACCGGCGCCGCGGAGGATAGGGAAGATCGGGAAGCACTCTCCTCCTTACTACACGAACCCACGAAGAATATGGCGGAAGAGGAGACTTGGGGCGAGAGCACAGAGAGGAAGGCTTGCAGAAGAGTCCTGTCGGGGCTGGTTGCCTTTCGGGGACGGGTCGCCCAAGTCCTGTGGTCGGTGGTCAACGACATGAAGGTACTACGGCGCCCTACTTGCCTCATCATCGCCCTGGGCTCCATGCTCGTCGTCAACGCTGAGGCAAACTTCTTGGTACTGGTGCCCTTCGCCATCCAAGCAGACGGACACCCGCTGCAGACGGCCGCCTGGTGCGTGTCCATCGCCGGCGTGTGCAACCTCTTCACCAGGATGACCGTGTCGTCGCTCTCCGACCTGCCGTGGTTCAACAAGCGGCTCTGTTACATGGGAGGGATGGCTGTCATGGCTGCCTCCATTTTGG TGTTCACCCTGCAGATAGAGGATGCTTGGCAGACAGGGGTGATGGGCGTCTGGGGGTGCGCCGCGGGGGTGTTCTACGGCCTCAACAACCTGCTGATGACGGACGTGGTGGGGCTGCCGCGCCTCACAGCCGTCTACAGCGCCAAGAATCTCCTCGGGGCGCtcggcttcttctcggtgggacCGCTTGTTG GTGTGATTCGTGACGTCAGCGGGAGCTACGCCGTCAGCATGTGGGTGCTGTCAGGCCTCATCGCCGTCAGCTTCCTCCTGTGGCTCCTCATGCCCGCCGCGCAGGCCTATGAGCGGCGCCAGGCGGGGAGTAGCGCCGAGACGTAA
- the LOC126999471 gene encoding monocarboxylate transporter 12-B-like isoform X1: MPSGTDNRALPCHRGTCMAATPEEGEERQEEEGAVPPDGGWGWVVAAGVFVIALVVPMLSPSFGILFSRQLLEWRASSTTVAVIFSTFLVVWRLAGVVLGTLIKEFGFRRVAVTGTLLTATCLTLSAFAASPVHLLITFSLGCGLGNGLSCVGYLILAHYFNKRRGRANTLLMAGAGLGHFASPHVIRFLQEEYGLRGATIILGGITLHAVLGAAVFQPVEWHYKKQESTGAAEDREDREALSSLLHEPTKNMAEEETWGESTERKACRRVLSGLVAFRGRVAQVLWSVVNDMKVLRRPTCLIIALGSMLVVNAEANFLVLVPFAIQADGHPLQTAAWCVSIAGVCNLFTRMTVSSLSDLPWFNKRLCYMGGMAVMAASILVFTLQIEDAWQTGVMGVWGCAAGVFYGLNNLLMTDVVGLPRLTAVYSAKNLLGALGFFSVGPLVGVIRDVSGSYAVSMWVLSGLIAVSFLLWLLMPAAQAYERRQAGSSAET, translated from the exons ATGCCCAGCGGGACGGACAATCGTGCACTGCCATGTCACCGCGGCACATGTATGGCAGCGACACccgaggaaggcgaggagaggcaggaggaggaaggggccgTACCTCCTGACGGTGGCTGGGGCTGGGTGGTGGCCGCTGGCGTCTTTGTGATTGCC ttGGTGGTGCCTATGCTGTCCCCCTCCTTCGGCATCCTGTTCTCGCGACAGCTTCTGGAGTGGCGCGCCTCGTCCACCACCGTCGCCGTCATCTTCAGCACCTTCCTCGTGGTGTGGCGCCTGGCGGGGGTGGTGCTCGGGACGCTGATCAAGGAGTTTGGCTTCCGCAGGGTGGCTGTCACGGGCACGCTGCTCACCGCCACGTGCCTCACCCTCAGTGCCTTCGCCGCGTCCCCTGTCCACCTTCTCATCACGTTCTCTCTCGGCTGTG GACTGGGGAATGGTCTGTCTTGCGTGGGCTACCTCATCCTGGCCCACTACTTCAATAAGCGCCGGGGCCGGGCCAACACACTGCTGATGGCCGGGGCGGGGCTTGGACACTTCGCCAGTCCGCACGTCATTCGCTTCCTGCAGGAGGAGTACGGGCTGCGGGGCGCCACTATTATCCTGGGCGGCATCACGCTTCACGCAGTGCTGGGAGCCGCCGTGTTCCAGCCCGTCGAGTGGCACTACAAGAAACAAGAGTCCACCGGCGCCGCGGAGGATAGGGAAGATCGGGAAGCACTCTCCTCCTTACTACACGAACCCACGAAGAATATGGCGGAAGAGGAGACTTGGGGCGAGAGCACAGAGAGGAAGGCTTGCAGAAGAGTCCTGTCGGGGCTGGTTGCCTTTCGGGGACGGGTCGCCCAAGTCCTGTGGTCGGTGGTCAACGACATGAAGGTACTACGGCGCCCTACTTGCCTCATCATCGCCCTGGGCTCCATGCTCGTCGTCAACGCTGAGGCAAACTTCTTGGTACTGGTGCCCTTCGCCATCCAAGCAGACGGACACCCGCTGCAGACGGCCGCCTGGTGCGTGTCCATCGCCGGCGTGTGCAACCTCTTCACCAGGATGACCGTGTCGTCGCTCTCCGACCTGCCGTGGTTCAACAAGCGGCTCTGTTACATGGGAGGGATGGCTGTCATGGCTGCCTCCATTTTGG TGTTCACCCTGCAGATAGAGGATGCTTGGCAGACAGGGGTGATGGGCGTCTGGGGGTGCGCCGCGGGGGTGTTCTACGGCCTCAACAACCTGCTGATGACGGACGTGGTGGGGCTGCCGCGCCTCACAGCCGTCTACAGCGCCAAGAATCTCCTCGGGGCGCtcggcttcttctcggtgggacCGCTTGTTG GTGTGATTCGTGACGTCAGCGGGAGCTACGCCGTCAGCATGTGGGTGCTGTCAGGCCTCATCGCCGTCAGCTTCCTCCTGTGGCTCCTCATGCCCGCCGCGCAGGCCTATGAGCGGCGCCAGGCGGGGAGTAGCGCCGAGACGTAA
- the LOC126999471 gene encoding monocarboxylate transporter 3-like isoform X3: MPSGTDNRALPCHRGTCMAATPEEGEERQEEEGAVPPDGGWGWVVAAGVFVIALVVPMLSPSFGILFSRQLLEWRASSTTVAVIFSTFLVVWRLAGVVLGTLIKEFGFRRVAVTGTLLTATCLTLSAFAASPVHLLITFSLGCGLGNGLSCVGYLILAHYFNKRRGRANTLLMAGAGLGHFASPHVIRFLQEEYGLRGATIILGGITLHAVLGAAVFQPVEWHYKKQESTGAAEDREDREALSSLLHEPTKNMAEEETWGESTERKACRRVLSGLVAFRGRVAQVLWSVVNDMKVLRRPTCLIIALGSMLVVNAEANFLVLVPFAIQADGHPLQTAAWCVSIAGVCNLFTRMTVSSLSDLPWFNKRLCYMGGMAVMAASILDRGDGRLGVRRGGVLRPQQPADDGRGGAAAPHSRLQRQESPRGARLLLGGTACWCDS, encoded by the exons ATGCCCAGCGGGACGGACAATCGTGCACTGCCATGTCACCGCGGCACATGTATGGCAGCGACACccgaggaaggcgaggagaggcaggaggaggaaggggccgTACCTCCTGACGGTGGCTGGGGCTGGGTGGTGGCCGCTGGCGTCTTTGTGATTGCC ttGGTGGTGCCTATGCTGTCCCCCTCCTTCGGCATCCTGTTCTCGCGACAGCTTCTGGAGTGGCGCGCCTCGTCCACCACCGTCGCCGTCATCTTCAGCACCTTCCTCGTGGTGTGGCGCCTGGCGGGGGTGGTGCTCGGGACGCTGATCAAGGAGTTTGGCTTCCGCAGGGTGGCTGTCACGGGCACGCTGCTCACCGCCACGTGCCTCACCCTCAGTGCCTTCGCCGCGTCCCCTGTCCACCTTCTCATCACGTTCTCTCTCGGCTGTG GACTGGGGAATGGTCTGTCTTGCGTGGGCTACCTCATCCTGGCCCACTACTTCAATAAGCGCCGGGGCCGGGCCAACACACTGCTGATGGCCGGGGCGGGGCTTGGACACTTCGCCAGTCCGCACGTCATTCGCTTCCTGCAGGAGGAGTACGGGCTGCGGGGCGCCACTATTATCCTGGGCGGCATCACGCTTCACGCAGTGCTGGGAGCCGCCGTGTTCCAGCCCGTCGAGTGGCACTACAAGAAACAAGAGTCCACCGGCGCCGCGGAGGATAGGGAAGATCGGGAAGCACTCTCCTCCTTACTACACGAACCCACGAAGAATATGGCGGAAGAGGAGACTTGGGGCGAGAGCACAGAGAGGAAGGCTTGCAGAAGAGTCCTGTCGGGGCTGGTTGCCTTTCGGGGACGGGTCGCCCAAGTCCTGTGGTCGGTGGTCAACGACATGAAGGTACTACGGCGCCCTACTTGCCTCATCATCGCCCTGGGCTCCATGCTCGTCGTCAACGCTGAGGCAAACTTCTTGGTACTGGTGCCCTTCGCCATCCAAGCAGACGGACACCCGCTGCAGACGGCCGCCTGGTGCGTGTCCATCGCCGGCGTGTGCAACCTCTTCACCAGGATGACCGTGTCGTCGCTCTCCGACCTGCCGTGGTTCAACAAGCGGCTCTGTTACATGGGAGGGATGGCTGTCATGGCTGCCTCCATTTTGG ACAGGGGTGATGGGCGTCTGGGGGTGCGCCGCGGGGGTGTTCTACGGCCTCAACAACCTGCTGATGACGGACGTGGTGGGGCTGCCGCGCCTCACAGCCGTCTACAGCGCCAAGAATCTCCTCGGGGCGCtcggcttcttctcggtgggacCGCTTGTTG GTGTGATTCGTGA
- the LOC126999470 gene encoding Y+L amino acid transporter 2-like isoform X1 produces MKSEEQPQRSESTANTTMETPAKGTPQKGPDSSPKEEGSSVRLRKELGLLEGITMILGIIIGSGIFVAPKGVITYVGSVGMSLIVWAASGLLTMLGALCYAELGTMIPESGGMYAYLHAAFGPLPAFLYIWVTAVLRNCAGGAVVAFTFSNYLVMAIFGGCEVVPDAAVRLITAILICFLSWVNCVNVKWATKVQNVFTVSKVVALTVVIVTGAVYLGTGHLDNYQDPMYGTDWRAGVIATAFYQSLFSYGGWENLYYVAEELKNPNRNLPLAIIVSTSLVTFIYTFTNAAYLAVLTPTEMISSSAVAVTFANRTLGVMAWIMPVFVICSTFGSTNGIIFTQSRLIFAAARKGHFPEALSLVNIDHVTPMPAIVIHGVGLLLMLVTSDVVMLINYTSCVMTLTNLGCMGALFWFRYREPDRERPFKVWLVLPVVFTVTQVFLLVLPIIQNPLEVGVAVVFIVSGLPIYYITIYCEPITKKLSRPMRRLTIWCQLLFRSLPEKEA; encoded by the exons ATGAAGTCCGAGGAGCAGCCCCAACGCAGCGAAAGCACAGCAAACACGACAATGGAGACGCCAGCCAAAGGGACGCCGCAAAAAGGCCCCGACAGCAGCCCCAAGGAGGAGGGGTCGTCGGTGCGCCTGAGGAAGGAGCTGGGCTTGCTGGAGGGCATCACCATGATCCTTGGCATCATCATTGGCTCGGGCATCTTCGTGGCTCCGAAGGGCGTCATCACCTACGTGGGCAGCGTGGGCATGTCCCTCATAGTGTGGGCGGCGAGCGGCCTGCTCACCATGCTGGGCGCCCTTTGCTACGCCGAGCTGG GCACCATGATCCCGGAGAGTGGCGGGATGTACGCCTACCTTCACGCAGCGTTTGGGCCCCTGCCGGCGTTCCTGTACATCTGGGTGACGGCAGTGCTGCGCAACTGTGCAGGCGGTGCGGTGGTCGCCTTCACCTTCTCCAATTACCTGGTGATGGCCATCTTTGGGGGGTGCGAGGTTGTCCCCGACGCGGCCGTCAGGCTCATCACCGCCATACTCATCT GCTTCCTGTCGTGGGTGAACTGCGTGAACGTGAAGTGGGCGACGAAGGTGCAGAATGTGTTCACGGTGAGCAAGGTGGTGGCACTGACGGTGGTGATCGTGACGGGGGCAGTGTACCTGGGCACCGGCCACCTGGACAACTATCAAGATCCCATGTATGGCACCGACTGGAGAGCAGGTGTCATTGCCACCGCCTTTTACCAGAGTCTTTTCTCTTACGGTGGATG GGAGAATCTCTACTACGTGGCCGAGGAGCTGAAGAACCCGAACAG GAACCTGCCGCTCGCCATTATTGTGTCAACCTCGCTCGTGACATTCATCTACACGTTCACCAACGCCGCCTACCTGGCTGTGCTGACTCCCACTGAGATGATATCCTCCAGCGCTGTGGCTGTG ACGTTCGCTAACCGCACGCTGGGCGTTATGGCGTGGATCATGCCGGTCTTTGTCATCTGCTCCACGTTCGGTTCAACTAACGGCATCATCTTCACCCAGTCGCGTCTTATATTTGCTGCAGCGAGGAAAGGACACTTCCCTGAGGCGCTCTCCCTCGTCAACATCGACCATGTTACGCCCATGCCGGCCATCGTGATCCAT GGCGTCGGGCTGCTACTGATGCTGGTCACGTCGGACGTGGTGATGCTAATCAACTACACCAGCTGCGTCATGACGCTCACCAACCTGGGCTGCATGGGCGCACTCTTCTGGTTCCGCTACCGAGAGCCTGACCGTGAAAGGCCCTTCAAG GTGTGGCTGGTGCTGCCGGTGGTGTTCACGGTGACCCAAGTCTTCCTGCTGGTGCTGCCCATCATCCAGAACCCCCTCGAGGTGGGTGTGGCCGTCGTGTTCATCGTCTCGGGACTACCAATCTACTACATCACCATCTACTGCGAACCCATAACGAAGAAGCTTTCAAGACCCATGC GACGACTGACCATCTGGTGCCAGCTGTTGTTCAGGAGCCTGCCAGAGAAAGAGGCTTGA
- the LOC126999470 gene encoding large neutral amino acids transporter small subunit 2-like isoform X2 — protein MKSEEQPQRSESTANTTMETPAKGTPQKGPDSSPKEEGSSVRLRKELGLLEGITMILGIIIGSGIFVAPKGVITYVGSVGMSLIVWAASGLLTMLGALCYAELGFLSWVNCVNVKWATKVQNVFTVSKVVALTVVIVTGAVYLGTGHLDNYQDPMYGTDWRAGVIATAFYQSLFSYGGWENLYYVAEELKNPNRNLPLAIIVSTSLVTFIYTFTNAAYLAVLTPTEMISSSAVAVTFANRTLGVMAWIMPVFVICSTFGSTNGIIFTQSRLIFAAARKGHFPEALSLVNIDHVTPMPAIVIHGVGLLLMLVTSDVVMLINYTSCVMTLTNLGCMGALFWFRYREPDRERPFKVWLVLPVVFTVTQVFLLVLPIIQNPLEVGVAVVFIVSGLPIYYITIYCEPITKKLSRPMRRLTIWCQLLFRSLPEKEA, from the exons ATGAAGTCCGAGGAGCAGCCCCAACGCAGCGAAAGCACAGCAAACACGACAATGGAGACGCCAGCCAAAGGGACGCCGCAAAAAGGCCCCGACAGCAGCCCCAAGGAGGAGGGGTCGTCGGTGCGCCTGAGGAAGGAGCTGGGCTTGCTGGAGGGCATCACCATGATCCTTGGCATCATCATTGGCTCGGGCATCTTCGTGGCTCCGAAGGGCGTCATCACCTACGTGGGCAGCGTGGGCATGTCCCTCATAGTGTGGGCGGCGAGCGGCCTGCTCACCATGCTGGGCGCCCTTTGCTACGCCGAGCTGG GCTTCCTGTCGTGGGTGAACTGCGTGAACGTGAAGTGGGCGACGAAGGTGCAGAATGTGTTCACGGTGAGCAAGGTGGTGGCACTGACGGTGGTGATCGTGACGGGGGCAGTGTACCTGGGCACCGGCCACCTGGACAACTATCAAGATCCCATGTATGGCACCGACTGGAGAGCAGGTGTCATTGCCACCGCCTTTTACCAGAGTCTTTTCTCTTACGGTGGATG GGAGAATCTCTACTACGTGGCCGAGGAGCTGAAGAACCCGAACAG GAACCTGCCGCTCGCCATTATTGTGTCAACCTCGCTCGTGACATTCATCTACACGTTCACCAACGCCGCCTACCTGGCTGTGCTGACTCCCACTGAGATGATATCCTCCAGCGCTGTGGCTGTG ACGTTCGCTAACCGCACGCTGGGCGTTATGGCGTGGATCATGCCGGTCTTTGTCATCTGCTCCACGTTCGGTTCAACTAACGGCATCATCTTCACCCAGTCGCGTCTTATATTTGCTGCAGCGAGGAAAGGACACTTCCCTGAGGCGCTCTCCCTCGTCAACATCGACCATGTTACGCCCATGCCGGCCATCGTGATCCAT GGCGTCGGGCTGCTACTGATGCTGGTCACGTCGGACGTGGTGATGCTAATCAACTACACCAGCTGCGTCATGACGCTCACCAACCTGGGCTGCATGGGCGCACTCTTCTGGTTCCGCTACCGAGAGCCTGACCGTGAAAGGCCCTTCAAG GTGTGGCTGGTGCTGCCGGTGGTGTTCACGGTGACCCAAGTCTTCCTGCTGGTGCTGCCCATCATCCAGAACCCCCTCGAGGTGGGTGTGGCCGTCGTGTTCATCGTCTCGGGACTACCAATCTACTACATCACCATCTACTGCGAACCCATAACGAAGAAGCTTTCAAGACCCATGC GACGACTGACCATCTGGTGCCAGCTGTTGTTCAGGAGCCTGCCAGAGAAAGAGGCTTGA